From one Bacteroidia bacterium genomic stretch:
- the aroC gene encoding chorismate synthase → MAGNSIGHLFRITTYGESHGTAIGAVIDGCPAGLEIDEIFIQAEMQRRKPGQSHLTTQRKEEDTVEIISGVYEGISTGTPIHLMIKNKDQRSKDYSALKDVYRPSHADYTFDQKFGIRDHRGGGRASARETAARVAAGAIAKLLLRYYQITVTGFVEQVGTVGMAKTYTELDLSEAEKNLVRCPDAEVAAVMIAEIEKARKSGDSLGGIISCVIRNAPAGLGEPVFDKLHSDLAKAVMSINATRGFEIGAGFHAASMKGSQHNDRFVATEGSITTETNRSGGIQGGISNGEDILFRVAFKPVATIAMSQQTVDKEGREVQVEGKGRHDPCVVPRAVPIVEGMAAIVLADHLLLSRNNRL, encoded by the coding sequence ATGGCAGGAAACAGTATCGGACATTTATTCAGGATCACTACCTATGGTGAAAGTCATGGAACAGCCATAGGCGCAGTGATTGACGGCTGTCCCGCAGGACTTGAGATTGATGAAATCTTTATACAAGCCGAAATGCAGCGCAGGAAGCCCGGCCAGTCTCACCTTACAACGCAGCGAAAGGAGGAAGATACCGTTGAAATCATCTCCGGGGTATATGAAGGTATTTCGACCGGTACGCCCATTCATTTAATGATAAAGAATAAGGATCAGCGCAGCAAAGATTACAGTGCGCTCAAGGATGTATACCGGCCATCTCATGCGGATTATACGTTCGATCAAAAATTTGGAATCCGCGACCACAGGGGTGGAGGAAGGGCGTCAGCCAGGGAAACAGCGGCCCGCGTTGCTGCGGGGGCCATTGCAAAGTTGCTGCTGCGGTATTACCAAATTACGGTCACCGGATTTGTAGAGCAGGTAGGAACAGTGGGAATGGCAAAAACCTATACAGAACTTGACCTTTCGGAGGCAGAGAAAAATCTTGTGCGGTGCCCGGATGCAGAGGTAGCTGCCGTTATGATCGCGGAAATAGAGAAGGCCAGGAAATCCGGGGACAGCCTGGGCGGCATCATCAGTTGCGTGATCCGGAACGCCCCGGCAGGACTTGGTGAACCCGTATTTGATAAGCTTCATTCGGATCTGGCAAAAGCTGTGATGAGCATAAATGCCACGAGAGGATTTGAAATAGGTGCCGGGTTTCATGCAGCATCCATGAAGGGCTCGCAGCATAATGATCGTTTTGTAGCAACTGAAGGAAGCATTACCACTGAAACCAATCGTTCAGGCGGCATTCAGGGCGGCATCAGCAACGGGGAGGATATTCTTTTTCGGGTAGCTTTTAAGCCGGTAGCCACCATCGCAATGTCACAGCAAACAGTAGATAAGGAAGGCCGCGAGGTGCAGGTGGAGGGGAAAGGCCGTCATGATCCTTGCGTAGTGCCCAGGGCCGTTCCGATTGTAGAAGGGATGGCTGCCATCGTTCTTGCGGATCACCTGCTTTTATCACGAAACAACCGGCTATGA
- a CDS encoding iron-sulfur cluster assembly accessory protein: MITITDKAKDRLEKLRTEEGHDTSYFVRVGVAGGGCSGLTYKLEFDNKMQEGDQTFEDKNVKVVVDTKSFLYLFGTELDFSDGLNGKGFQFINPNATRTCGCGESFAV, translated from the coding sequence ATGATAACTATAACAGACAAGGCGAAAGACAGGCTCGAAAAGCTTAGAACCGAAGAAGGACACGATACCAGTTATTTTGTACGTGTAGGAGTAGCAGGCGGAGGGTGTTCAGGATTAACCTATAAGCTTGAATTTGATAATAAAATGCAGGAAGGAGACCAGACCTTTGAGGACAAAAATGTGAAGGTGGTGGTGGATACCAAGAGCTTTCTCTACCTTTTTGGAACTGAACTCGACTTTAGTGATGGGTTGAACGGAAAGGGTTTTCAGTTTATAAACCCGAATGCGACACGAACCTGTGGTTGTGGTGAAAGTTTTGCCGTGTAG
- a CDS encoding RNA polymerase sigma factor gives MKASQFNSALIDSSKVLKPIAMALTKDAEDANDLLQETMLRALSSQDKFQDGTNLKAWLYTIMKNIFINEYRKKTKRKTFVDSSDNLYYLNSSSSAIPNDAETNLSMTDLDHAFASMNPEIKIPFLMHYRGFKYQEIAEEFELPIGTIKSRIHFARKELKQKLNRHNV, from the coding sequence ATGAAAGCATCACAATTTAATTCCGCACTAATTGATTCTTCCAAAGTCTTAAAGCCAATAGCAATGGCGCTCACCAAGGATGCAGAAGACGCGAACGACCTCTTGCAGGAAACCATGCTGCGCGCACTCAGCAGCCAGGATAAATTCCAGGACGGTACAAATCTCAAAGCATGGCTTTACACCATTATGAAAAACATATTCATCAATGAATACCGGAAAAAAACGAAGCGAAAGACTTTTGTAGATTCATCAGATAACCTCTACTATCTTAATTCCTCAAGTTCAGCTATCCCGAACGATGCTGAGACCAATCTTTCCATGACGGATCTTGACCACGCTTTTGCGTCAATGAATCCGGAAATCAAAATTCCATTCTTAATGCACTACCGCGGGTTTAAATACCAGGAGATTGCAGAGGAGTTTGAACTGCCGATTGGAACCATCAAAAGCCGGATTCATTTTGCGAGAAAAGAACTCAAGCAAAAACTGAATCGTCATAATGTGTAG
- a CDS encoding amidohydrolase family protein produces MPQDNDIFKIDIHTHILPEKWPDLRERYGYGGFIRLEHHKPCCARMMMDDKFFREIESNCWDPVTRMHECDNHKVNVQVLSTVPVMFAYWAKPQHAHDLSMMLNDHIAGIVRDYPDRFLGLGSLPLQDPELSVKELERCVTELGLPGVQIGTHVNQWNLNAPELFPVFEAAADLGAAVFVHPWDMMGKEEMNRYWLPWLVGMPAETSRSICSVIFGGVLERLPELRMAFAHGGGAFPSTVGRVEHGFKVRPDLCAIDNDVNPRSYLGKIYFDSLVHDDMMLEYLVTLAGRECVALGSDYPFPLGEHHPGSLISSSKFDRGTKEWLLHKSAAKWLGLSREQLKKIGLSAAVSA; encoded by the coding sequence ATGCCCCAGGATAATGACATCTTCAAAATTGACATCCACACACACATTTTACCGGAGAAATGGCCGGACCTGAGAGAACGTTATGGTTATGGCGGATTTATCAGGCTGGAGCACCATAAACCTTGCTGCGCCCGCATGATGATGGATGATAAATTTTTCCGGGAAATAGAGAGCAACTGCTGGGACCCGGTGACCAGGATGCATGAGTGCGACAATCACAAAGTAAATGTCCAGGTCTTGAGCACGGTTCCGGTGATGTTCGCTTATTGGGCTAAGCCACAACATGCCCATGATCTTTCTATGATGCTGAACGATCACATAGCCGGGATCGTCCGGGATTATCCAGATCGCTTTTTAGGATTGGGAAGCCTGCCGCTGCAGGATCCTGAATTATCCGTAAAAGAACTGGAGCGCTGCGTTACTGAACTGGGATTACCAGGCGTTCAGATCGGTACCCACGTGAACCAGTGGAATCTGAATGCGCCAGAATTATTTCCAGTCTTTGAAGCAGCCGCTGATTTGGGCGCAGCAGTGTTTGTTCACCCCTGGGATATGATGGGCAAAGAGGAGATGAACCGCTACTGGCTGCCCTGGCTCGTAGGGATGCCGGCCGAGACCTCCCGCTCTATTTGCTCTGTGATTTTTGGTGGAGTACTGGAAAGGTTGCCGGAACTGCGGATGGCTTTTGCACATGGAGGAGGTGCTTTTCCATCCACTGTGGGGCGTGTGGAGCACGGGTTCAAGGTACGTCCGGACTTATGTGCTATTGACAATGACGTAAATCCCCGCAGCTACCTCGGCAAAATTTACTTTGACAGTTTGGTTCACGATGACATGATGCTGGAGTACCTCGTAACGCTTGCTGGCAGGGAATGCGTGGCCCTGGGATCTGATTATCCTTTTCCGCTGGGCGAGCACCACCCCGGCTCTTTGATCAGCAGTAGCAAATTCGACCGTGGAACAAAGGAATGGCTGCTTCATAAATCTGCTGCAAAATGGTTGGGCCTGAGCCGGGAGCAGCTAAAAAAGATCGGCCTTTCAGCCGCTGTCAGTGCATAA
- a CDS encoding 3-hydroxyanthranilate 3,4-dioxygenase, producing the protein MAISAPFNFTKWIDEHRDILKPPVGNAQVYKDVKDFIVMVVGGPNARKDYHYNESEEFFYQIEGDISVGIIENGKPREVQIKEGDIFLLPAKVPHAPKRPANTIGLVIEKVRSGGEIDGFLWFCENCGNKLYEEYFEMTDIVKQLPPIMKRFYSSEALRTCENCGTVMQPPAQPKTETAD; encoded by the coding sequence ATGGCCATATCAGCACCTTTTAATTTTACGAAATGGATTGATGAGCACCGGGATATTCTGAAACCTCCGGTAGGAAATGCACAAGTCTATAAGGATGTGAAGGATTTTATCGTAATGGTGGTTGGCGGCCCGAATGCGCGCAAGGATTATCATTACAATGAAAGCGAGGAATTCTTTTATCAGATTGAAGGGGACATTTCTGTTGGAATTATTGAAAACGGAAAACCACGCGAAGTGCAAATAAAGGAAGGAGATATTTTCCTGCTTCCGGCCAAAGTTCCTCATGCACCCAAGCGACCGGCCAATACCATTGGATTGGTCATAGAGAAAGTACGATCAGGAGGAGAGATTGATGGATTTTTATGGTTCTGCGAAAACTGTGGTAATAAACTCTATGAGGAATATTTCGAGATGACCGACATCGTTAAGCAGTTGCCGCCCATTATGAAGCGCTTTTATTCCTCGGAAGCACTGCGCACATGTGAGAATTGTGGAACTGTAATGCAACCACCTGCTCAGCCAAAAACAGAAACTGCAGACTGA
- a CDS encoding NUDIX hydrolase gives MKKIRKTGSKLIHDGFLQIEKQYFTSEGDESFDREVITRQDAAGIVLYNQSRKTVVLVRQFRAPVLGQDDPYVLEIPAGLLEKDEEPEKTIIRETLEETGYQIHKPRLIQTFYTSVGYTTERCHIYYAGVTDDDKTGKGGGVAEETEYLEIVEMPVSEVMQLLDEGKISDGKTIVALWWFRWNIMNP, from the coding sequence ATGAAAAAGATCAGGAAAACGGGGAGCAAACTCATTCATGATGGTTTTCTGCAAATAGAGAAGCAATACTTTACGAGTGAAGGCGATGAAAGTTTTGACCGCGAAGTGATAACAAGGCAGGACGCTGCCGGCATTGTTCTTTATAATCAATCAAGGAAAACCGTAGTGCTGGTGAGGCAGTTTCGTGCACCAGTGCTTGGGCAGGATGATCCTTACGTGCTGGAAATACCGGCCGGCCTTTTAGAGAAAGATGAGGAACCGGAAAAGACCATAATTCGCGAAACATTGGAGGAGACCGGGTACCAGATCCACAAGCCCAGGCTGATCCAAACATTTTATACCTCCGTTGGCTATACCACAGAACGATGTCATATCTACTATGCCGGAGTAACGGATGACGACAAAACCGGTAAAGGCGGGGGAGTAGCCGAAGAAACCGAGTATCTTGAAATCGTGGAAATGCCCGTAAGTGAAGTGATGCAACTTCTGGATGAGGGCAAAATATCAGACGGAAAAACCATTGTTGCGCTTTGGTGGTTTCGCTGGAATATCATGAACCCCTGA
- the rplT gene encoding 50S ribosomal protein L20, with translation MPRATNNVASRARRKKILKNAKGYFGRRKNVYTVAKNAVERAWQYAYTGRKQKKRKFRALWIQRINAASRQHGLSYSQLMGALHKNNIDINRKVLAHLATENPDAFKAIVDKVK, from the coding sequence ATGCCTCGTGCTACTAATAACGTTGCCTCCAGGGCCCGCAGGAAGAAAATCCTGAAAAATGCAAAGGGCTACTTTGGGCGGAGAAAGAATGTGTATACGGTTGCCAAGAACGCTGTAGAGCGGGCATGGCAATACGCGTACACAGGCCGTAAACAAAAAAAGAGAAAATTCAGAGCGCTGTGGATTCAGCGTATCAATGCGGCCTCCCGTCAACACGGACTTTCTTACTCTCAGCTCATGGGTGCTTTGCACAAGAACAATATTGACATCAACAGGAAAGTGCTGGCCCACCTGGCAACAGAGAATCCTGACGCCTTTAAGGCTATTGTTGATAAAGTCAAATAA
- the rpmI gene encoding 50S ribosomal protein L35, with amino-acid sequence MPKMKTHSGAKKRFKLTASGKIKRKHAFKSHILTKKETKQKRNLTQSTLVHKTDEKRVKRMLVI; translated from the coding sequence ATGCCTAAAATGAAAACACATTCCGGAGCGAAGAAAAGATTCAAGCTTACGGCTTCCGGTAAAATTAAGCGAAAGCACGCATTCAAAAGCCACATCCTGACTAAGAAAGAAACCAAGCAAAAGCGTAATCTTACGCAAAGTACCCTGGTTCATAAGACGGATGAAAAGCGCGTGAAGCGGATGCTCGTCATTTAA
- the infC gene encoding translation initiation factor IF-3, giving the protein MARDYRGNRREDSKFNYLINEEIRAPEVRVVGDNVDEGIYQIREALHMAEQQELDLVQIFAKSVPPVCKVIDYRKFIYEQKKKQKELKAKSAKTVLKEIRFGPNTDDHDFQFKLNHAKKFLEEGAKVKAFVHFKGRTIVHQDRGKLLLLKFAQELDDLGKVEQLPALEGKRMIMFLTPRGNN; this is encoded by the coding sequence ATAGCAAGAGATTACAGAGGCAACAGGCGTGAGGATAGTAAATTCAACTATCTGATAAACGAAGAGATCAGAGCACCTGAAGTAAGGGTGGTAGGTGATAATGTTGACGAGGGTATTTACCAGATTCGGGAGGCACTGCACATGGCGGAGCAACAGGAACTTGACCTTGTTCAGATTTTTGCCAAGAGCGTACCTCCTGTTTGCAAAGTGATTGATTACCGCAAGTTCATTTACGAACAAAAGAAAAAACAGAAAGAGCTTAAAGCTAAAAGTGCCAAAACGGTTTTAAAGGAAATTCGATTTGGCCCTAATACCGATGACCATGATTTTCAGTTTAAACTGAATCATGCAAAGAAGTTTCTTGAAGAAGGAGCAAAGGTGAAAGCGTTTGTGCATTTTAAAGGGCGTACAATCGTTCATCAGGATAGAGGAAAATTGCTCCTCCTCAAATTTGCTCAGGAACTTGACGATCTTGGAAAAGTAGAACAACTCCCGGCACTTGAAGGTAAAAGGATGATCATGTTCCTTACCCCAAGAGGGAATAATTAA
- the thrS gene encoding threonine--tRNA ligase yields MNSADINITLPDGSQRQYPSGTSGRQIAESISSGLARNALAVEVDDQIRELNRPLHKDAKVSILTWETDGGKNAFWHSSAHLLAEALESLYPGIRFGIGPPIDRGFYYDVDPGDRTINEEDLPKIEARMIELARQKNEFLRREVSKQEALEYFTEKGDEYKLELIRDLPDGEISFYTQGNFTDLCRGGHIPDTGLIKAVKLLSIAGAYWRGDESRKQLTRIYGVSFPKQKMLEEHLAMLEEAKKRDHRRLGKELELFAFSDKVGPGLPLWLPKGVIVREQLEKFLKNEQRKRGYQPVISPHIGKKDLYVTSGHYAKYGKDSYQPIHTPDDKEEYLLKPMNCPHHCEIYKTLPRSYKDLPVRLSEFGTVYRYEQSGELNGLVRVRGFTQDDAHIFCAAEQLKDEFKDVIDITMLVLKKLSFDEFTAQISLRDLTNKEKYIGADDAWDKAEQAIIEAAAESGLETKQVAGEAAFYGPKLDFMVKDALGRPWQLGTIQVDYNLPERFELEYIGNDNQKHRPVMIHRAPFGSMERLMGVFLEHTGGDFPLWLAPVQVSILPISDKYLAYAEKVSQMLNNSDLRTLIDDRAEKIGKKIRDSEVKKSPYMLILGEKEENANTVSARKHKEGDIGTFNIDEFVSRLLSEIGN; encoded by the coding sequence ATGAATAGTGCTGATATAAATATAACGTTGCCGGATGGCAGTCAGCGGCAATATCCCTCCGGAACCAGCGGCCGGCAGATCGCTGAAAGCATCAGCAGCGGCCTGGCGAGAAATGCACTGGCTGTGGAGGTTGATGATCAGATCAGGGAACTGAACCGCCCGCTCCACAAGGATGCAAAGGTGAGCATCCTTACCTGGGAAACGGATGGCGGAAAGAATGCATTCTGGCATTCCTCAGCTCACCTGCTTGCCGAAGCACTGGAATCGTTATATCCCGGTATCCGGTTCGGTATAGGCCCTCCAATTGACCGCGGTTTTTACTATGACGTTGATCCTGGAGATCGTACCATCAACGAAGAAGATTTGCCAAAGATTGAAGCCAGGATGATTGAACTCGCGCGCCAAAAGAATGAATTTTTGCGCAGGGAAGTGAGCAAGCAGGAAGCGCTGGAATATTTTACCGAAAAAGGTGATGAATATAAATTGGAGCTAATCAGGGATCTTCCGGATGGAGAGATCAGTTTTTATACCCAGGGAAATTTTACGGATCTCTGCCGTGGGGGCCATATTCCGGACACGGGCCTCATCAAAGCCGTTAAACTGCTGAGCATAGCCGGAGCCTATTGGCGCGGGGATGAATCGCGCAAGCAGCTTACGCGGATCTATGGCGTATCCTTTCCCAAGCAAAAAATGCTTGAAGAGCACCTGGCCATGCTGGAGGAAGCCAAAAAACGCGATCATCGCAGGCTGGGGAAGGAACTGGAGCTTTTTGCTTTTTCTGATAAGGTGGGCCCCGGGTTACCGCTTTGGTTGCCCAAAGGCGTGATCGTACGCGAGCAACTTGAAAAATTCCTGAAAAATGAGCAGCGCAAACGTGGTTATCAACCCGTGATCAGTCCCCATATCGGAAAGAAGGATCTGTATGTAACATCAGGCCACTATGCTAAATATGGTAAAGACAGTTACCAGCCTATTCATACACCCGATGATAAGGAAGAATACCTGCTCAAGCCGATGAATTGCCCGCATCATTGCGAGATCTATAAAACACTACCCAGATCGTATAAAGATCTGCCGGTCCGGCTGTCAGAGTTTGGAACCGTATATCGCTATGAACAGTCTGGAGAGCTGAATGGGTTGGTGCGGGTTCGTGGATTTACACAAGATGATGCCCACATTTTTTGTGCAGCGGAGCAGCTCAAGGATGAGTTTAAAGATGTAATAGACATCACGATGCTGGTGCTGAAGAAGTTGAGCTTCGATGAATTTACAGCGCAGATATCTCTTCGTGATCTGACAAATAAGGAAAAATACATTGGGGCTGATGATGCCTGGGATAAAGCAGAACAGGCCATTATTGAAGCGGCTGCAGAATCAGGATTGGAAACCAAACAGGTGGCTGGCGAAGCAGCCTTTTACGGCCCAAAGCTGGACTTTATGGTGAAAGATGCGCTGGGCCGGCCCTGGCAGCTCGGTACTATCCAGGTTGACTATAATCTGCCGGAGCGGTTTGAACTGGAATATATCGGAAATGATAACCAGAAGCACCGGCCGGTGATGATCCACCGGGCTCCTTTTGGAAGCATGGAGCGTTTAATGGGTGTTTTCCTGGAACATACCGGTGGAGACTTCCCGCTTTGGCTTGCACCTGTTCAGGTAAGCATTTTACCCATAAGCGATAAGTACCTGGCGTATGCTGAAAAAGTTTCTCAGATGCTAAATAATTCCGATCTTCGCACCCTTATTGACGACCGGGCCGAAAAGATCGGAAAAAAGATCAGGGATTCGGAAGTTAAAAAATCACCTTACATGCTGATCCTGGGCGAGAAAGAAGAAAATGCAAATACTGTTTCCGCCCGTAAACATAAAGAAGGTGATATTGGTACATTTAATATAGATGAATTTGTGAGCCGTCTCCTTTCGGAGATCGGCAATTAG
- a CDS encoding oligosaccharide flippase family protein, with product MSKLKSLAGQTAIYGLSSIIGRMLNYLLVPLYTYAIFTPDEYGVVTELYAYVTFLLVIYTYGMETGFFHFSNRESDSRKVFSTSFNSLLILSGLFSGIIFLLAPNIATTLSYPQHPEFFQYIALTLAFDTLATVPFAQLRKDARPKKFALIKISNILINIGFNLFFLIACPAILASSAWSALHPFINAVYNPETGVGYVFLSHLLASAFTLPMLWKEISRLRAWIDLPLLRKMLIYCSPLVIVGFAGMINETIDRILLKYLLPGDTEYRLAQLGIYGACYKLSIFMTLAIQSFRMGAEPFFFAQFKEQDAQQTYAKVMRYFAILGCFIFLVVVLYIDIAKFIIGPDYRSGLVIVPILLLANLFLGMYYILSIWYKATDRTRYGALISVMGAIITLGLNISLIPVIGYMAAAWATLAAYGSMAIAGYFLGQRFYPVPYPVFTILAYVAFALLLFFISLGISQIVFSAGFVREGLNIWMLIINTGFLAIFVAVVFGIERKNLRLSGNNFPKPKDQNDQ from the coding sequence ATGAGCAAACTCAAATCACTGGCAGGGCAGACGGCAATTTATGGCCTCAGCAGCATTATCGGGCGGATGCTCAATTACCTGCTTGTTCCGCTCTACACTTATGCTATTTTCACTCCTGATGAATATGGCGTTGTAACGGAACTATATGCTTACGTCACTTTCCTTTTGGTGATCTATACTTACGGAATGGAAACCGGGTTCTTCCATTTCAGCAACCGCGAAAGCGACAGCCGTAAAGTTTTCAGTACTTCCTTTAATTCGCTGCTCATTCTCAGCGGCCTGTTTTCAGGGATCATTTTTCTCCTGGCACCTAATATTGCCACTACGCTATCCTATCCGCAGCATCCTGAATTTTTCCAGTATATCGCGCTCACCCTCGCCTTTGATACTTTGGCAACGGTTCCTTTTGCACAACTGCGTAAGGATGCAAGGCCAAAGAAATTTGCCCTGATCAAAATTTCCAATATCCTGATCAACATAGGCTTTAACCTGTTCTTCCTGATAGCCTGCCCCGCCATACTTGCGTCTTCCGCCTGGTCTGCATTACATCCCTTTATCAATGCTGTTTATAATCCTGAAACCGGGGTGGGCTATGTATTTCTCTCCCACCTATTGGCCAGTGCATTTACGCTACCGATGCTCTGGAAAGAGATCAGCCGGCTCCGCGCATGGATAGACCTTCCGTTGCTGCGGAAAATGCTTATTTACTGCAGTCCTTTGGTAATCGTGGGTTTTGCAGGAATGATCAACGAGACGATTGACCGGATACTCCTCAAATACCTGTTGCCGGGCGATACCGAATACCGGCTTGCCCAGCTCGGTATTTACGGTGCCTGCTATAAACTTTCTATTTTTATGACGCTTGCCATCCAATCTTTCAGGATGGGTGCAGAACCGTTCTTTTTCGCGCAATTTAAAGAGCAGGACGCGCAGCAGACCTATGCTAAGGTGATGCGCTATTTCGCCATCCTTGGTTGCTTTATATTCCTGGTGGTGGTACTTTATATAGATATCGCCAAATTCATCATTGGTCCGGATTACCGGTCAGGGTTGGTGATCGTTCCCATCCTCTTGCTGGCCAATCTCTTTTTAGGCATGTATTACATTCTCAGCATCTGGTATAAGGCCACAGACCGCACGCGTTACGGTGCCTTAATCTCCGTGATGGGCGCAATCATTACGCTGGGGCTGAATATTTCGCTCATTCCCGTGATCGGATATATGGCGGCTGCCTGGGCCACGCTGGCGGCCTATGGCTCAATGGCCATTGCCGGATATTTCCTCGGCCAAAGATTCTATCCCGTGCCCTATCCGGTATTTACAATTCTGGCTTATGTAGCTTTTGCTTTGCTGCTCTTTTTCATTTCGCTGGGTATTTCGCAGATTGTTTTCTCAGCCGGATTTGTGAGGGAGGGCCTGAATATTTGGATGCTGATCATTAATACCGGATTCCTGGCCATCTTCGTGGCAGTGGTGTTTGGCATCGAACGAAAGAACCTTAGATTGTCAGGAAATAATTTTCCGAAACCAAAGGATCAGAATGATCAATAA
- a CDS encoding class I SAM-dependent methyltransferase has translation MTEKMDENTLRMLAGQLRQPQGEFGVEVSNEMNKSNFHQNHFTIDALEVSAGDNILEIGMGNGLFVKDIFAFSDEIHYTGCDFSGKMVEEASRHNAKLINEEKAEFHVASVFNLPFAEAQFNKVFAVNCIYFWDDVSLALSQIWKVLKPGGRLYISVRPKSLMENFPFVKWGFELYAEPELVQLLSQNKLEVVSAAELEEPPVQLQGEDVILRTLIVCAQK, from the coding sequence ATGACTGAAAAGATGGATGAAAACACACTGCGAATGCTGGCGGGACAACTGAGGCAGCCACAGGGAGAATTTGGAGTGGAGGTGAGCAATGAAATGAATAAATCAAATTTCCACCAAAACCATTTTACCATTGATGCGCTGGAGGTTTCAGCCGGAGATAACATTCTTGAGATCGGTATGGGAAACGGATTATTCGTAAAGGATATATTTGCCTTCAGCGATGAAATTCATTATACCGGCTGCGACTTTTCCGGGAAAATGGTGGAGGAGGCAAGCAGGCATAATGCAAAATTGATAAACGAGGAAAAAGCTGAATTTCATGTTGCCAGCGTATTCAATCTACCTTTTGCCGAAGCACAATTTAATAAAGTATTTGCAGTGAATTGCATTTATTTCTGGGATGACGTATCTCTTGCACTTTCGCAAATATGGAAGGTCTTAAAACCCGGAGGCCGGCTATATATTTCTGTAAGGCCAAAATCTTTAATGGAAAACTTTCCTTTTGTTAAATGGGGATTTGAATTATACGCAGAACCGGAGCTGGTGCAATTGTTATCTCAGAACAAGCTGGAGGTGGTGAGTGCTGCTGAACTGGAAGAACCGCCTGTGCAACTGCAAGGGGAGGATGTTATTCTCAGAACCTTAATTGTTTGCGCTCAAAAATAA
- a CDS encoding ABC transporter permease, with product MKKLLDNINIAFIAIRMNLLRAILTMCIIAFGIMALIGMLTALEGLKSNLVSKFSDMGANSFVITPLYETFISGGHGRQRSAQLIEYRQAQRFRDHFKFSGNVSISYDATGSAILKTPDEKTNPNINVKAIDENYLAASGMQVKEGRNFTAIETEYGNNLVIIGKALRDQLFGNREALGQNINIGSYRFRVVGVLEEKGSTMGMTLDKDAYIPVNAARPIFPDNNKTYEIKVTVAHQGELNMAVEEATGIFRIIRRLNVGRENDFTITRSDSLARSLSENLSFLQVAAFVIGLMTLLGAVIGLMNIMLVSVTERTKEIGTRKAIGATTADIRNQFLMEAIVIGQVGGLAGIGMGLLLGNFVSMAIGGSFIVPWVWVITGFLLCFVVGITAGLLPALKAARENPIEALRYE from the coding sequence ATGAAGAAACTGCTGGACAATATTAATATCGCATTTATCGCCATCAGGATGAACCTCTTGCGGGCCATCCTTACCATGTGTATCATTGCATTTGGAATTATGGCGCTCATCGGGATGCTCACCGCGCTGGAAGGCCTGAAGAGCAACCTCGTGAGTAAGTTTTCAGACATGGGCGCAAATTCATTCGTTATCACCCCCCTTTACGAAACTTTTATTTCGGGAGGCCACGGCAGGCAAAGATCAGCGCAACTCATCGAATACCGCCAGGCTCAGCGCTTCCGCGACCATTTCAAATTCTCAGGCAATGTTTCCATTTCCTACGATGCCACCGGCTCGGCCATATTAAAAACCCCTGATGAAAAGACCAATCCCAACATTAATGTGAAAGCGATTGACGAAAATTATCTTGCCGCCTCGGGGATGCAGGTGAAAGAAGGCCGGAATTTTACCGCGATCGAAACCGAATATGGAAATAACCTGGTGATCATTGGAAAAGCCCTGCGCGACCAACTCTTTGGCAATCGCGAAGCCCTGGGGCAGAATATCAATATTGGCAGCTACAGGTTCCGGGTCGTGGGCGTGCTCGAAGAAAAAGGCAGCACAATGGGCATGACGCTGGATAAAGATGCCTACATTCCTGTGAATGCCGCCCGTCCTATCTTTCCTGACAATAACAAGACCTATGAGATTAAGGTGACAGTAGCCCATCAGGGCGAACTAAACATGGCAGTGGAGGAGGCTACGGGCATCTTCCGCATCATCAGGCGGTTGAACGTGGGCAGGGAGAACGACTTTACCATTACCCGCAGTGACAGCCTGGCCCGCAGCCTCTCTGAAAATCTCAGCTTTTTGCAGGTAGCAGCGTTTGTGATCGGCCTGATGACGCTGCTCGGTGCCGTCATCGGGTTGATGAACATTATGCTGGTCTCCGTTACAGAGCGCACAAAAGAGATCGGAACGCGCAAAGCTATTGGCGCCACCACCGCTGATATCCGCAACCAATTTCTGATGGAGGCGATCGTGATTGGCCAGGTAGGCGGGTTGGCGGGCATAGGAATGGGATTGCTGCTGGGCAACTTCGTTTCCATGGCCATTGGCGGAAGTTTTATTGTGCCCTGGGTCTGGGTGATCACAGGATTTCTGCTTTGTTTTGTGGTGGGTATTACTGCGGGGCTTCTTCCGGCCTTGAAGGCAGCCCGCGAAAATCCCATAGAAGCTTTGCGCTACGAATAA